The sequence TTTTACCCAGTGGGAGAGATTTGTTCGCCACTGGAACCTCATACCATGACGTCCACAGGAACAAACCCACTACCAGTGGGATGAGCACCGCTCATATGTTCGATTATACAGCAAATTGGTTGCTCTTGCCATCCCCAAAAGGGGATGCCGAGCAACGCCGCCTTTCATCCCACGATTGAAACCGTAGGCTTTCAGGCGGCTTTATCTGTAAAACGCCGGTACAACCATATAAGCTTGAAGCATCTTCATATTGAAGCCGACGCCGATCATGGCAAAGGCTGCAAGAATCCAAGGAAGCTTCCGATTATGAATCCCTCTAAACAACATCCAAGTTGCGAGAAGAAGTGTAAACACTAACATGCTGTCAATGTTATTCGTTCGACTGACCGCAACGGCGATGGGGGAACATGCCATCACCAGGCTGGCCAAACAGGCAGCTGTTTGACCGAAGGTGGGCTTGACCAGAAGATATACCAAAAAAACCGAACCGACACCGGCCAAGGCCTGAGGAAGAATGACACTCCATCCGTGAACTCCGAAAATATAGGCGAATAGCGTTTGAATCCAAAACACAACTGGTGGTTTATCCACCGTAACAAACCCACCCGGATCAAAAGAGGCGTAAAAGAAATTATGAAAGCTTTGCAGCATGCTGGTGACTGCCGCAGTGTAATAGACATCGGCATATGGATCGTTCCATATTTCGAAAATATTCAAAAAAGTGGCCAATAAGGAAATCACGATCAGGATCCAGTCGATACGCTGTCCCGGTTTCGTCTTTACCGTCATCGTTTCACTCCTTTATATTGATTCCTTGTCCTGATGGCCTCTTACTTCGGTCATCATCCTTTAACTGAATTGCCGCTGAAGGTGAACTGAACATTGATTGAGCTATAGCTGAATAAACGCTGAAAAAAATAAATCACGGTATTCATGCTGTGATGCGCATGAATACCGTGATCGGATCAATCGTTATCTCTTCTCTTCCTTGGCGAAAAAATGCTTCAATGCATCGTACACTTGGCCTTTCTCCCGGATGATATAGTACAGAAACTTGGGATCGGCGAGATTGCGATAGGCGGTCATCAGAGTGGAATGCCGGTTGTACTGGTTCACCTCACCGTAGCCGAACAGATTGGCTCGTTTCATCAGTTCCCGCACCAGCTTGATGCAACGTTCATTGTCCGAAGTAAGGTTGTCGCCGTCCGAGAAATGGAACGGGTAAATGTTGTATCGGCTGGGGGGATACCGCTTATCGATCATCTCCAATGCAAGGCGGTAGGCGGAGGAGCAGATTGTGCCGCCACTTTCCCCTTTGCTGAAAAAGTGATCCTCGCTCACTTCCTTGGCTTCGGTATGGTGAGCGATGAAGACGATTTCCACTTTTTCATATTTGGTGCGAAGAAATCGAACCATCCAGAAAAAGAAACTGCGGGCAATATATTTTTCGAATATTCCCATACTTCCTGATGTGTCCATCATCGCCAATACGACGGCGTTGGAATGGGGGATTACGATTTCTTCCCAGGTTTTAAAACGCAAGTCATCATTGGAGATCCCTTTCAACTGGCGGTGACCCCGGAGTGCGTTTCGTTTGATCGCTTCCAGGATGGTCCGCTTTTTATCAATGTTGCCCATCAGACCTTTTTTGCGGACATCGTTGAACCGGATGTCCTGGGTGGTGATATCCTGCTGATCCTTCGGCTTCAAGCGGGGGAGTTCCATTTCGGCAAACAGGATTTCCTCCAGTTCTTCCACTGATATTTCTGCTTCATAATAATCCTTTCCCGCTTGATCGCCTGCTCCTTGCCCTTTGCCCGGCCCTGGTTTTTGCTGCGATTCACGGCCGATGACGTCGCCTACCTGGCTTTTGCCGTCCCCTTGGCCGACATGTTTGCTTTTGTTGTGATTGTACCGGAACCGATACTCCTCCATCGAGCGGATTGGCACTTTCACCACTTGTTTGCCGTCGGACATAATGATGCTCTCTTCGGTGATGAGATCGGGCAGGTTCTTTCGGATCGCTTCCTTCACTTTCTCCTGGTGCCGGAGCTGATCCTGGTACCCCTTGCGGTGCAGGCTCCAATCCTCCTCCGACACGATGAAAAGGGGATGTTGCACCGTCCGATTCACCTCCCCTCCTGACGAATGGGCGAGGGCGTCAGCGATTCAAGAGACTGCCCACATAACGGAGCAATTCGTTGGCGCATACCGGACAATATCCGTACTCGTCAATGAGGCGAGCCGTCACTTCGTTGATTTTCTTCAATTGATTCTCATCCGGTGTTTTGGTGGAGGTGGTGATTTTGACCACGTCCTTTAAGTCGGTGAACAACTTCTTCTGAATCGCTTCGCGCAAACGGTCATGGCTGTTGTAGTCGAATTTTTTTCCTTTGCGGGCATAGGCCGAGATGCGAATGAGGATCTCTTCCCGGAATGCCTTTTTCGCATTTTCGGAGATGCCGATTTGCTCCTCGATGGAGCGCATCAGTTTCTCGTCCGGATCCAGTTCCTCACCTGTGATCGGATCACGGATCTTGGTCCAGTTGCAATATGCCTCCACGTTGTCCAGATAGTTGTCAAGCAACGTTTTCGCCGATTCCTCGTAGGAGTAGACAAAGGCTTTCTGTACTTCTTTTTTTGCCAACTCATCATACTCTTTGCGCGCAATGGAAATAAAATTCAGATATCGTTCGCGCTGCTTCCGAGTGATTGACGGATGTTGATCCAATCCTTCCTTCAACGCACGCAGGACATCCAACGCGTTGATGCAGGGTGCGTCGCTGCGGATCAGGGCACTGGAAATGCGGTTAATCACATAACGTGGATCGATGCCTTCCATCCCTTCGTCCAGGTGTTCGTTGTGCAGTTCTTCCACATCGGAAACTTTGAATCCCTCCACCGATTCCCCGTCGTACAGCCGCATTTTTTTCAGGAGATCCATCCCTTGCTTTTTGGATTCCTTCAACCGCGTCAAAATAGAGAAGATGGCGGCCGCACGCAAAGCATGAGGTGCGATGTGCACATGGGCCAAATCACTCTGACGGATCAGTTTTTGATAGATTTTTTCCTCATCCGACACCCGAAGATTGTATGGGATCGGCATGACGATGATCCGGGATTGCAACGCCTCGTTTTTCTTGTTGCTGATAAACGCTTGATACTCGGATTCATTGGTATGAGCAACGATCAGTTCATCAGCGGATATAAGGGCAAAACGCCCCGCTTTGAAATTGCCTTCCTGTGTCAGGGACAGCAAATTCCACAAAAACTTCTCGTCACACTTGAGCATCTCCTGAAACTCCATCAACCCACGGTTGGCCTTGTTCAATTCTCCATCAAACCGATAGGCGCGCGGATCGGACTCCGACCCGTATTCGGTGATAGTGGCGAAATCGATGCTCCCGGTGAGATCAGCAATATCCTGCGATTTGGGGTCAGACGGACTAAACGTTCCGATCCCCACGCGATCGTCTTCGGATAACAGCACCCGCTCCACCACGACATCTTCCACCCTGCCCCCAAACTCCTCTTGCAGGCGCAACCGGCAAGCCGGACACAAATTTCCTTCGATTCGTACGCCGAGCTCTTCCTCCACATCGGAACGAAGCTCGGGTGGAATCAAATGCAGGGGTTCCTCGTGCATCGGACATCCTTTGATGGCGTACACTGCGCCTTCGTCCGTGCGCGAATATTGTTCCAGGCCTTGTTTCAGCATGGCGACGATGGTGGATTTCCCACCGCTTACCGGTCCCATCAGCAGCAAAATCCGCTTGCGAACATCCAGCCGTTTGGCGGCAGAATGAAAATACTCCTCCACCAGACGTTCGATGGCCCGGTCCAAACCAAAGAGTTCACGACTGAAAAACAAGTAGGATTTGTTCCCTGTTTCGTCCGTCTCCACACCTTGACTGGCAATCATGTTGTACACCCTGGCATGCGCGGTTTGCGCAATATATGGACGCTCTCGAACAATATCCAGATACTCAGCAAACGTCCCTTCCCATTTCAACTGATCTTCCCGTTCCCGGTGCTCCGCTATACGCTTCAGGATGTCCATAGAAGCCTCCTCTCCTTCAGCACCGCTTCCTTCCCGCACACCTTAAAACCAGATATTCCCAACCTATGCATCCTCCCCCGGTTCCATGATTCCAAGGGGGAAAAGAGAGAGCCCGAAAGATGGTATATATTTATGCGCTGAGACGGACAATGTTTCACTCCTCCTGCCCGTTATGAAGAAAAGGAGGAAGTGGTTTTCCGCTGAAAAAAGGAAAAACCCCCGTCAAACGGGGGAAAAAACGAGTGGCGAACAGCCGTCTAGAGCGTGTCTGATTTATATCGTCCGCATGGCTTTTCCGGCTCGCTCCATCTTTGCCCTGCAAAGAAGCAGAGCAAGGGCGCTTCGCACCTTCAAGCTCAGAACGCGGTAAAGTACCCATCATTCATCCCTGAGCTTTTCCGGTTCTCCGCTCGGTCGGGTTTAGTTCTTGTCAATCACCCGGGAAAACCTTACCGCCTGATCAAATGACCAGACACACCCTAAATGCCTGCAACTTTATTCGTTCAAAGCATTCAACAAAAGGATGCCTACTTCCAGCGAGCTCCTCAATCAGAAAATAGCCCGGTTCCTTCGCGGATGGCCGACAGTAATTCTTCCAAGCTTCCTTCCTGATCCGGTTGATATACGGGATGCCCACGGTCGATTCGACATTGGTTCAGATAGAAGGTTTTCATTCCCACCGTTTGCGCCACCATGTCTTCCTGCATATCGTTACCGATCATCACACATTCTTCCGGTCGGACCCCGAGACAATCCGTGATCTCCTGATAATACTCCGGACGCGGCTTGCAAAAATGCATATCCTCGTAAACAGTTACCCATTCAAACGGCAAATCGGCCACTTCTGCCCAACGCAACCGTTCCAATATGGCAACGCGAGGAAAAACGGGGTTTGTTGCCACCGCCACTTTGTACCCTTTCTCTAAAGCCGCTTCCACCACCCGACGGGACAAAGGTGTTGGTTCAACGTGCGCTTTCAGCTTGGGATAGTGCTCTTCGTAAAAACGGTCGAAATGGGGCCAGATCTCCTCCTTTAACACACCGGCCAAATGGAGGAAGTGTTCTACAAACACTTCTTCGTTGGTTTTGTGAGTTTCACTATTCCGGATCATCGCCTCCGTCGCTTCCCACAGATAGCGAACCAGCTTGTCCGGCGAGACGACATCAGCCACATGAGAGGCCAATTCCCGGAGATAGTGATGAACAAATGATTCCGTATCCATCGGTAACAACGTCCCGTCCAAATCAAACAAACAAGCGCGGATCACACCAAACGCCCCTTTCTATTCGTCCATTCAATCCTCTTCGTAACGTTTCAGCAGGGTTTCCTTGCGCAGAGACAAACAATTGCACCGGGTTTGTTCGGCATCGATCCGCTTGAGACTGTCAAGCAAAATATGACCGATGGTATGGGACTCATTGTGGAAAATATCACTTAAATCCTTGTGATCCCAGTCCCGAATGATGCCTTCCGCATAGTTGACCACCATGTAGATCCCTGCGTAACAGGCGCCGATTTCCCGGGCCAGATATACCTCCGGGGTGATACTTTGGCCGACGATGTCCGCAAACCAGGTACGAAACATCTGAACTTCCGCCCTGCTTTCAAAATGCCGACCGTCCGTATTGACGTAGATGCCCCGTTTAAATACGTGTCTCCCCTCAGGCTCTACACGCTCTTTTGCCGTTTGATACAACGCATCCGCCTGGGTGGGGCAGATCGGCTCACGCATCACCATCAGATACGGCCCGTCAAATCCGACATCCTGCCGCATCGAATGATCGATATAATCATTGGGGATGACCAAATCGCGCAACTCCAGCAGATGATTGATGGCACCAACGCCACCCTCGGCGAAGATCTTTTTCACACCCGCTTGCTGAAAAACCCAAAATACCTGACGGGACGCATCAGCACGCGTCACCTTGCCCGGGCGCCAACCGTGCATCCGGCAGGTCAACGCGGTTTTGTCGCCGACACGAATCAACTTGAATTGCGGACTTTCACCATAGGGTGTGTCAAACACCATCCCCTTTGCCAACACTTCCGTATCTTCCCGGTTCAAATCCTCCGGAAACCGGATGGAAAACGTGCTGGAACCACCGATAATGGCAAAGTCAACACGAGGAATGTCTGTCATCGTTCTCCCACCTTTTCCGGGATCATCATCCATACAACCGGTTTTGACCGGCGGGTACAAAAATCTCCAACTTCAAGGATATCACGGGGTCGAAAACCCCATCAAGCCGGCCAACTGTTTCCATTTCAACAAAAAAACCGCGAACCGCGGTTCATACTCTTAGTATAGCAAAAAAGGTAGTTAGAAAGGATGGCGACCGCGGGAGTTGGCCACCGTGTGCATCACCCGTTCCCACTCTTCCCCCACCTTGTCGCGCGAAAAATGTCCCGCCGTCTCCCTTCCCTTTCGCCCATAGGATTGTCTCAACGCTGCATCCGTCAGCAAACGAATCACGCCGTCGGCAAGCTCATCCACGTTCCTCGGGTCGACCATGATGGCGTTATCCGTTGTACAACGTTTCGACACCTCCACACATCGTGGAAGCACTACCGGCAATCCCGATGACGAAAAACGGAGAACCGGACAACCCTGGTAGCGGTGTGCCGCAAGAAACGCACACCGCTGGATGTAGATTCTTTCATGTTGACAGTGGCGTGATATTCATGTCAGCCCGGGGAAACCATTTTGCCGCAACGCTTCATACAACACGATGGCCGCAGCGTTGGACAAGTTGAGCGACCGCGTATCCGCCCGCATCGGGATACGGATATTGGTGTCGCGATACTTTTCCAAGATCTCTTGTGGCAGTCCTGCCGTTTCTTTACCGAACACCAACACATCACCTTCCCGATAGCGAAAATCGGTGTAAGATCGGTCTGCTTTGGTTGTGGCACAAAAAAAGCGCCTGCCGGGGAGCGCCGCTTCCAGTTTAGCGAATGAGTCGTGCAGGTGCACATGGACCTGATCCCAGTAATCCAATCCCGCCCGTTTGAGATACCGATCTTCAATCGAAAATCCCAACGGACCCACCAAATGGAGCGTTGCCCCAGTCACTGCGCACGTTCGGGCGATGTTTCCGGTATTATAGGGAATTTCAGGTTCGACGAGCACGATGTGAAATGACATGGTTCCTTCCTTTCCACCTTTTCGCATGCTGTACGATTTTTATTGTAATGAAAGGCTCGACCCTCCGCTATCCCTGAATGTGAAAGAACCGATACTGCACACGTGGTGTCCAAGCATGCGAATCGCGGTAATCCCAGTACCGGTGGCGGCTGTTCACCGTATGTGCGTTGACAAGTGGCATGCCATTGCTGTCGAAAGCGGTGACAATCGTATTATGATCGTAGCGTCCGCTTCCTTCCCAATCGTAACAAATAATGTCCCCGAGCGACAGTTGGTCTGCTCGGTCCACCATCACGGCCCGGGGGATGCCACCCGTAGACAAATACCTTTTCAGACCGTCCGCCACCGCCCAACTGTAGCTCCACTGTTCGTGCGGTCCGCGGTACCACCAACCGCGATCCCTTCTGGATGCAAAATCCATCGGTATGCCGCCAGCCACCATGCATTGCGATACGAAGCTGGTGCAGTCCACTGCAAAGCGACGGTAACGTGGATTGTAACTGTTCCACCAAATCTCCGCATACTGCACAGCTCTGGCCCGATCGTATCCCCCTCGGGTACCGGTCGGTTCCTCCTGTTCGCTGATCGTGGTGACTCTGGTCCGTTCCTTCCACTCCGAAGGCTCCGCCAATCGTCCGTCAGCAATTCCCCATTTCCCCTCAGCAAACCGGACGTTGAACCTCCAACAAATCGCCTCTTCTTCTTCATAAGTTTCTCCGAGGAGCTCGTAAAACATGCGATGTTCACTGATCATCCACACATCCGCCTCTTCATCGGAGCGGATTTTTTCTTTGACCAACCGCAGTCGAGTATCACTCTTCAGTGGATGGCAATTCCGTTCTCTCTGCTGTAGCCGCAACCGACGCAGCCGTTCTTGTTCCAACTGAATCCACGCTTCATTTCCGTCCGTCAATAACGGTTCGTATAAATCGTCTGGTTCTCCTTCCACCCATAAACGGTTTTGGATTTGAAACCATATCGCGATCGGTTGATGCCACGGTCGTCTCTCCATCACGACCCGACTCCTTTACTTTTTTCCTCATCTTTATGTCAGCGGGTCAAGCAGTATGTGCAGACGGACGGGCAAAAAACGACCGAGACGAATGGCTCGGTCGCTGCTTATATCTTATATCCAAAAATAATCGTCAATGGGAAACGTTTTTCTGGGGTGGCAGATAGCCTTCCAGTTCCAGCAGCTTTTCTTTGATATGCAATCCACCGCCGTATCCGACAAGTGAACCGTTGGAACCGATCACACGATGGCAGGGAACAATGATGGGGACAGGATTTTTGTTATTGGCCCCTCCTACCGCGCGGACCGCTTTGGGTGCACCGATCGCTTGCGCGATTTCCTTGTAGGAACGTACTTGTCCGTATGGGATCGCCTGCAACTGACGCCATACCGCCTTTTGAAAAGGGGTACCGTATAAATCTACGGGAACATCAAACTGTTGTCTTTTCCCTTCAAAATACTCTTTTAGCTGCTCCACCACTGGAACACATGTCCGATCGTTTCGCTCTATTTTCACCGAACGGCCCCATTGTTCTGCCCAAACTTTGATGCCGACCAACGTTTGATCGCCTTTGCCAAATTCAATGGCGCAAACACCTTTGGCTGTCATGGCCAAGGTCAATGGACCGACCGGGCTGTCCATCTGACTCCAAACAACCGTGCGCGATCCCGGGATCATCAGTGAGCCCTCCCCATTTCCTTCTCTTCCCTTTATCTTACACTTTCCACGATCGGTGTGCGAATGTTTTATTCGCCAGCTGTGAGCAATGAAATCGCATTTTCGACTTCCTTGCGCACTTCTGCTTCTGTTTCCTCCCGTTCCGCTTGCATTAACGCGTTTTTGGCATCATCCCCGCCAATCTTGCCCAGTGCCCACGCTGCTGTGGCGCGAATCACTGGTCGCGGATCTTCTTTCAGCAAACGACTCAAAAGCGGTACCGCCGTTCGGTCGCGAAAATGGGCCAACGCGATAATCGCGTTGCGCTGAATCGGTTTTTTGCCCCGCCATGAACCCGCCATGTCACCGAAACGCTCGCGAAACTCCCGATTACTGAGGGTAAGCAAGGGTTTCAACAATGGTTTCACCTGTTCGGGATCAGGCGTAAATGCCTCGTGATGAGTGAAATTCCGCTTACGATTGTGAGGGCAGACCACTTGACAGGTGTCACATCCGTACAGACGGTTGCCCAGCTTTTCGCGGTACGCTTCCTCCAGGATTCCCTTGGTTTGCGTCAGGTAGGCCAAACATGCCTGGGAGTTGAGCTGGCCGGGCTGGACCAATGCTCCTGTCGGACACGCATCGAGACAAGCGGTACACTCTCCGCATTGCTCAGTGATGGGTTGATCGGGCGGCAAGTAAACATCCGTCACGAGCTCGCCCAAATAGACCCAGGACCCGAACTCCGGTGTGATGATCGCGGTGTTTTTGCCGCTCCAACCAATTCCCGCCCGTTCTGCGACGGCACGGTCGGATAATGCACCGGTGTCCACCATGATTTCGGTCTTCGCATAAGGCATCCATTCCAACAGTGACGCTTCCAGCAGGCTCAACTTCTCCCGCAACACATCGTGATAATCCCTACCCCAGGAAGCCCGGGCGAAAATGCCGCGATAGGCACCCGGTTTGGATTGGGGCGGTTTGTTCATCTTGGACGGATAAGCGAGCGCGATGGCGATAATCGTCTTGGCTTCGGGAACGATTCGGTCCGGGTGCGTGCGTTTATCAATGTCGGGTTCTTCAAATCCAGACTCGTATCCCAACTCCCGATGACGGATCAATCGCTCCCTCAGCTCCGTAAACGGATCAGCTGAAGCAAATCCGATTTTGTCAATGTGCAGCTCTTTCGCTCTGATAATCAGCTTTTCCTTCAATTCCTCTGGTGTCATCGCGCTCACCTCCTTTTTCATCCCGATACGATTGATTCCTTTCGAAAACAGCCGTCTCCCGCCTCCGCCTCCTCGCGACTGGGATGTATCTGGTGAATACTGTCCACATTGCTTTCCCGGCTCACTCCACCTGCGCCCTGCTGAGAAGCAAATGATGACCGCTCCGACCCGTCAGCGCAGGACGCGATCAAAGTACGCTTTGCTTTGAGGAAATATCCAGCGATTTCAATCCCGCGCTTCCCAAGTCTTCGCTCGGCTGGAAGACGGCTTCGCTCATATCAGCCTCAGGAGGCCATCATAACACGCCCAACCAGATCATGAAATGGGAATGGTTGGGCACTACACTGACTTCAATCCCTCGGCACCGCGGCTCGCGCCAATTCGTCACAGCGATTGTTCCATTCGTTGTCGCTGTGCCCCTTCACTTTGAGAAATTCCACCTGATGATGCCGGGTAAGCGCCAGCAATCGTTGCCATAAATCTTTGTTTTCCACTGGTTCTTTTTTGCTGTTGATCCACCCGTTTCGTTCCCATTTCTCATACCAACGCTGCTGAAAACAGTTCACCATATAGGCACTGTCCGTATACAGCTTAACCCGGCACGGTTCCTTCAACCGACGAAGCGCTTCGATCGCCGCCGTCAATTCCATCCGGTTGTTGGTCGTGTTTTTTTCCCCGCCCGAAATTTCCTTGCGACGGGAACCATACATCAGTACCGCCGCCCAACCCCCGGGACCGGGGTTGTGGGAACACGCACCGTCCGTGTAAATCACCACTTCTTTCACTGTTTTCCTCCTCCGTCACTGGACACGCAAAGTACGCATGCGGTTGATCGCCCCAGCCAATTCCTGTTTACGTGGAAGCGCCAAATCGCCCGGATGTTGACCAGCATAGGGCGATATCACATCCAAACCCTTTTGTTCTATCTCATCATACAATTGTTCAATTACCTGAGCCAATGTTTGCCGTCCAT is a genomic window of Polycladomyces subterraneus containing:
- the yhbH gene encoding sporulation protein YhbH, giving the protein MQHPLFIVSEEDWSLHRKGYQDQLRHQEKVKEAIRKNLPDLITEESIIMSDGKQVVKVPIRSMEEYRFRYNHNKSKHVGQGDGKSQVGDVIGRESQQKPGPGKGQGAGDQAGKDYYEAEISVEELEEILFAEMELPRLKPKDQQDITTQDIRFNDVRKKGLMGNIDKKRTILEAIKRNALRGHRQLKGISNDDLRFKTWEEIVIPHSNAVVLAMMDTSGSMGIFEKYIARSFFFWMVRFLRTKYEKVEIVFIAHHTEAKEVSEDHFFSKGESGGTICSSAYRLALEMIDKRYPPSRYNIYPFHFSDGDNLTSDNERCIKLVRELMKRANLFGYGEVNQYNRHSTLMTAYRNLADPKFLYYIIREKGQVYDALKHFFAKEEKR
- a CDS encoding PrkA family serine protein kinase, with translation MDILKRIAEHREREDQLKWEGTFAEYLDIVRERPYIAQTAHARVYNMIASQGVETDETGNKSYLFFSRELFGLDRAIERLVEEYFHSAAKRLDVRKRILLLMGPVSGGKSTIVAMLKQGLEQYSRTDEGAVYAIKGCPMHEEPLHLIPPELRSDVEEELGVRIEGNLCPACRLRLQEEFGGRVEDVVVERVLLSEDDRVGIGTFSPSDPKSQDIADLTGSIDFATITEYGSESDPRAYRFDGELNKANRGLMEFQEMLKCDEKFLWNLLSLTQEGNFKAGRFALISADELIVAHTNESEYQAFISNKKNEALQSRIIVMPIPYNLRVSDEEKIYQKLIRQSDLAHVHIAPHALRAAAIFSILTRLKESKKQGMDLLKKMRLYDGESVEGFKVSDVEELHNEHLDEGMEGIDPRYVINRISSALIRSDAPCINALDVLRALKEGLDQHPSITRKQRERYLNFISIARKEYDELAKKEVQKAFVYSYEESAKTLLDNYLDNVEAYCNWTKIRDPITGEELDPDEKLMRSIEEQIGISENAKKAFREEILIRISAYARKGKKFDYNSHDRLREAIQKKLFTDLKDVVKITTSTKTPDENQLKKINEVTARLIDEYGYCPVCANELLRYVGSLLNR
- a CDS encoding HAD family hydrolase, translated to MIRACLFDLDGTLLPMDTESFVHHYLRELASHVADVVSPDKLVRYLWEATEAMIRNSETHKTNEEVFVEHFLHLAGVLKEEIWPHFDRFYEEHYPKLKAHVEPTPLSRRVVEAALEKGYKVAVATNPVFPRVAILERLRWAEVADLPFEWVTVYEDMHFCKPRPEYYQEITDCLGVRPEECVMIGNDMQEDMVAQTVGMKTFYLNQCRIDRGHPVYQPDQEGSLEELLSAIREGTGLFSD
- a CDS encoding MTAP family purine nucleoside phosphorylase encodes the protein MTDIPRVDFAIIGGSSTFSIRFPEDLNREDTEVLAKGMVFDTPYGESPQFKLIRVGDKTALTCRMHGWRPGKVTRADASRQVFWVFQQAGVKKIFAEGGVGAINHLLELRDLVIPNDYIDHSMRQDVGFDGPYLMVMREPICPTQADALYQTAKERVEPEGRHVFKRGIYVNTDGRHFESRAEVQMFRTWFADIVGQSITPEVYLAREIGACYAGIYMVVNYAEGIIRDWDHKDLSDIFHNESHTIGHILLDSLKRIDAEQTRCNCLSLRKETLLKRYEED
- a CDS encoding glycosyltransferase; this encodes MSKRCTTDNAIMVDPRNVDELADGVIRLLTDAALRQSYGRKGRETAGHFSRDKVGEEWERVMHTVANSRGRHPF
- the trmL gene encoding tRNA (uridine(34)/cytosine(34)/5-carboxymethylaminomethyluridine(34)-2'-O)-methyltransferase TrmL, which encodes MSFHIVLVEPEIPYNTGNIARTCAVTGATLHLVGPLGFSIEDRYLKRAGLDYWDQVHVHLHDSFAKLEAALPGRRFFCATTKADRSYTDFRYREGDVLVFGKETAGLPQEILEKYRDTNIRIPMRADTRSLNLSNAAAIVLYEALRQNGFPGLT
- a CDS encoding amidase domain-containing protein → MERRPWHQPIAIWFQIQNRLWVEGEPDDLYEPLLTDGNEAWIQLEQERLRRLRLQQRERNCHPLKSDTRLRLVKEKIRSDEEADVWMISEHRMFYELLGETYEEEEAICWRFNVRFAEGKWGIADGRLAEPSEWKERTRVTTISEQEEPTGTRGGYDRARAVQYAEIWWNSYNPRYRRFAVDCTSFVSQCMVAGGIPMDFASRRDRGWWYRGPHEQWSYSWAVADGLKRYLSTGGIPRAVMVDRADQLSLGDIICYDWEGSGRYDHNTIVTAFDSNGMPLVNAHTVNSRHRYWDYRDSHAWTPRVQYRFFHIQG
- a CDS encoding methylated-DNA--[protein]-cysteine S-methyltransferase, with the translated sequence MIPGSRTVVWSQMDSPVGPLTLAMTAKGVCAIEFGKGDQTLVGIKVWAEQWGRSVKIERNDRTCVPVVEQLKEYFEGKRQQFDVPVDLYGTPFQKAVWRQLQAIPYGQVRSYKEIAQAIGAPKAVRAVGGANNKNPVPIIVPCHRVIGSNGSLVGYGGGLHIKEKLLELEGYLPPQKNVSH
- the queG gene encoding tRNA epoxyqueuosine(34) reductase QueG is translated as MTPEELKEKLIIRAKELHIDKIGFASADPFTELRERLIRHRELGYESGFEEPDIDKRTHPDRIVPEAKTIIAIALAYPSKMNKPPQSKPGAYRGIFARASWGRDYHDVLREKLSLLEASLLEWMPYAKTEIMVDTGALSDRAVAERAGIGWSGKNTAIITPEFGSWVYLGELVTDVYLPPDQPITEQCGECTACLDACPTGALVQPGQLNSQACLAYLTQTKGILEEAYREKLGNRLYGCDTCQVVCPHNRKRNFTHHEAFTPDPEQVKPLLKPLLTLSNREFRERFGDMAGSWRGKKPIQRNAIIALAHFRDRTAVPLLSRLLKEDPRPVIRATAAWALGKIGGDDAKNALMQAEREETEAEVRKEVENAISLLTAGE
- the rnhA gene encoding ribonuclease HI encodes the protein MKEVVIYTDGACSHNPGPGGWAAVLMYGSRRKEISGGEKNTTNNRMELTAAIEALRRLKEPCRVKLYTDSAYMVNCFQQRWYEKWERNGWINSKKEPVENKDLWQRLLALTRHHQVEFLKVKGHSDNEWNNRCDELARAAVPRD